From the genome of Alphaproteobacteria bacterium CG11_big_fil_rev_8_21_14_0_20_39_49:
ACTTCAACCGAGCCAAGCTTTGTACCTGCTGTAATCGTATTTAACGTAGATGCTTTTAAATTCTTATTATCATGCTCTGCTATTACCAGTACGGTCATTATATCACTCCTGCTGCTTTTAATTTTTCGACTAGTTCCTCTGTCGATTCTACCTTTATACCTGCTTTGCGTTTAGAAGGCTCTTCAACTTTTAGGGTTTTTATGCGTGGTGTGATATCAACGCCGTAATCTTCAGGGGTTTTCGTATCCATCGGCTTGCTGCGTGCCTTCATGATATTTGGCAGGGCAGGGTAGCGAGGTTCGTTCAGACGAAGGTCGGCAGTAATAACCGCAGGTAAGTTCACTTTTATAGTTTCACTTCCGGCATCTACTTCACGGGATACT
Proteins encoded in this window:
- a CDS encoding electron transfer flavoprotein subunit beta — its product is VSREVDAGSETIKVNLPAVITADLRLNEPRYPALPNIMKARSKPMDTKTPEDYGVDITPRIKTLKVEEPSKRKAGIKVESTEELVEKLKAAGVI